The Stigmatella aurantiaca DW4/3-1 genome contains the following window.
CGGTGGAGGCGCAGCGCTGGGCTTGAGCCATGAACAAGGCCAACGTCGGAAAGATCCTCGGTGCGCTGGGGCTGCTGCTCCTGCTGTCCAGCCCGTTCACCCTGTTCATCACCTCGGGCTCGCTGCTCCTCACGGCGGCCAAAGCGGGGGTGGGGCTGGCGCTGCTGGGCGTCTATTTCGCCACGAACATCCAGCAGTTCGGCCAGTTCGCCTCGCGCCGCTCCAGCACCTTCTTCGCCACCTCCGCCGCCCAGGCCGCGGTGGCGCTGGGGGTCCTGGGAGGCATCAACTACCTGGCCTTCAAGACGAACCCGAGCTGGGATCTCACGAAGGAGAAGCTCTTCACACTGGCCCCCCAGACGCGCACCACGCTGGCCAGGCTCCAGGAGCCGGTTCGTGCCATCGGCTTCCTGCCGCCCAGCCACCCCACCTATGACGCCCTTCAGCAGCTCTTCGAGCGCTATCAGGCCGAGGCGCCTGGAAAGTTCGAATACACCTTTAGAGATCCGGTCCGGCACCCGGAGCTGGCGTCGAAGTACCAGCTCAACCCGGGCCAGACGAAGGTGGTGCTCACCCGGGGCGAGGGCGCCAACGAGGCGCACACCCCGCTCACCGCCGTCTCCGAGCAAGATCTGACCAACGCCCTCCTCAAGCTCAGCGCGGTGGGCTCCCAGAAGGTCTACTTCCTCTCGGGGCATGGCGAATGGCCCCTGGAGGCAGCAGCCACCCCAGAAGGCCCAGGCGCCAGCCTCTCCGAGTTCCGCAAGCAGCTGATTCAAGAGGGCTACACCCCCGCGCTCTTCAACCTGGCAGGCCAGGAGGAAGTGCCGAGAGACGCTTCGCTGGTCATCGTCGCCGGAGCCAGGGCGCCGTACACACCGCCCGAGGAGGATGTGCTGCGCAAGTACCTGGCGGCGGGAGGACGCATGCTCTACTTCGCGGAGTTCAAGGCGGAGCCCAGGCTGAATGCGCTTCTGGAAGAGTACGGCGTGGAGGTGGACAAAGGCGTCGTCGCGGACCCGCAGTTCAATGCCGGCAACCCCTTCGCGCTGCTCTCCACCTTCTACGGCGAGCATGAAATGGTCGCGCCCCTGCAAGAGCAGCAGCTCAACCTTGGGTTCCCCACGAGCCGGGGGTTGACGCTGCTGCGCCAGGGGCTAGCGCCCGGGGTGAAAGTGGAGGCCGTGGTGCTCACCTCTCCCTTCGCCTGGATCGAGTCCACCCCCGAGGCCGACGCGACGCCCTCCGATGGCGAGAAATCCGGCCAGATTCCCCTGGTGTCGGCCAGCACACGCGACACGACGGATGCCCCCGCCAAGCGCTTCGAGCAGGCCCGGGTGGTGGTGATAGGGGACTCGGAACTCCTCCTGGATTCGAACTGGGGCCATGAGGCCAACCGCAACCTGGTGATGAACGCGCTGGGCTGGGCGGCGCACCAGGTGGAGAAGATCACCGTCCGCCCGCCAGACCGGGAGGTCTCCACGTTGGAACTCGACCGTGGCATGCTGGAGAACATCCGTTTCGTGGCCACGGACCTGCTGCCCTTGTCCCTGATGGGGCTCGGACTGGCCATCTGGCTGTCGAGGCGCAACAAGTGAGCCCCCTGGCCCCACGCATGCACGTCCTGCTCGCCCTCATGGCGGCCCTGGCGGGAACAGGCCTCCTGGCGTGCAAGAAGAAGCCAGAGGACACCGCCACTGGGCACCAGGAGCAGATCTTCACGGCCACCTCGGCGGACGAGAGCCCGCGGGACGGTGGCGTGGCGGTTCCTGTCTTCACGCACCTCACCGTGCAGTCCAAGGGTGCCACCACGGTCCTGGAACTCGAAGGGACCACCTGGCGCATCACGGCGCCCCTCACGGCCCGCGCGGACAAATGGACGGTCGACCACCTCACCCGGCAACTCCAGTCCGCGAAGTTCAAGAGCACCGTGAAGGAGGCCCCCACCCAGGAGGAACTCAAGACGTATGGCCTCGCCTCCCCCGTCTTCTCGGTGACCGCACGGGCCTACCTTCCGGATGCCTCTGGTGGCGGCAAGGAGGAGCCGGACCGCCAGCGAACGGTGACGCTGCATGGAGGCCTCGAGAACCCGTTCGATGGCTCCCTGTACGTGAGCCGGGAAGGCGACCCACGCGTCTATGC
Protein-coding sequences here:
- a CDS encoding GldG family protein, whose product is MNKANVGKILGALGLLLLLSSPFTLFITSGSLLLTAAKAGVGLALLGVYFATNIQQFGQFASRRSSTFFATSAAQAAVALGVLGGINYLAFKTNPSWDLTKEKLFTLAPQTRTTLARLQEPVRAIGFLPPSHPTYDALQQLFERYQAEAPGKFEYTFRDPVRHPELASKYQLNPGQTKVVLTRGEGANEAHTPLTAVSEQDLTNALLKLSAVGSQKVYFLSGHGEWPLEAAATPEGPGASLSEFRKQLIQEGYTPALFNLAGQEEVPRDASLVIVAGARAPYTPPEEDVLRKYLAAGGRMLYFAEFKAEPRLNALLEEYGVEVDKGVVADPQFNAGNPFALLSTFYGEHEMVAPLQEQQLNLGFPTSRGLTLLRQGLAPGVKVEAVVLTSPFAWIESTPEADATPSDGEKSGQIPLVSASTRDTTDAPAKRFEQARVVVIGDSELLLDSNWGHEANRNLVMNALGWAAHQVEKITVRPPDREVSTLELDRGMLENIRFVATDLLPLSLMGLGLAIWLSRRNK